The following is a genomic window from Geminicoccaceae bacterium.
GAGGTCCAGCCCATGCCGCGCGCGAAGGTGATGGCCGCCTTGACAACCGCCCATGTGGCTGAGTTCTCCGGCATGTGCCGGATGAAGCGGCGGTCGATCTTGAGCTTGTCGAAGGGCATCGAGCGGATGCTGTCGAAGGATGCTGCACCCGTGCCGAAATGATCGAGGGTGAGATGAACGCCGAGGCTCTTGATACGCTGCAACTGCCCGGCAAGGCCGGGATCGCCACGTGCCAGGGCCGTCTCCGAAATTTCGATTCCGAGCCGTTCGGGCGGCAGTTTCGCGGCATCGAGGGCCTGCAGGATCTGGCGGGCGATGTCATATTGCCGAAGCTGGGCCTGCGACAGGTTGATGGCCAGCTGTGTTCCGGCTCCATGATGCTGCCAGCGGCGCGCATGGCTGCAGGTTTCGGAGAGGATCCAGCGGCCCATCGGACCGATCAGGCCGGTCGTCTCGGCAAGTGGAAGAAACTCCGGGGATTGAAGATTGCCAAGAAGCGGATGCTTCCAGCGCAGCGAGACCTCGGCCGCGACGAGCGCCTGGGTCTTCAGGGTATAGCGGGGCTGGAACAGCAACTGGAGCTGACGTCTCTCGACCGCTTGCCGCAGGTCGCGTTCGAGCTGCGTGCGGTTCCGGTGATGGGCGTCGAGTTCCTCGGAATACAGCGAATAGCGGCCACGGCCGAAGGACTTGGCCTCATACAGGGCCTGATCGGCGTGCAACAGCAGTGCCCCGGGGTCGGTCCCGTTTTCCGGAAACAGGGCGACCCCGAGACTGGCGAGGACATGACTGCGGTTGCCATCGACCTCGAAGGGCATGTGAAAACCGTGCAGGATGCGCTCGGCTAGCTGGGCCGCGTCATGCGGGCGGCGAATGCCGGTCGAGACGATCGCGAACTCGTCTCCCCCCATGCGCGCCACGGTATCCTCGCTGGCGGTAACGGCCAAGAGGCTGGATGCCGTGTGCTTGAGCAACGCATCACCGGCGTGATGGCCGAGCGTGTCGTTGACCTGCTTGAAGCCGTCGAGATCGATCATCATCACCGCCACCGGATGCCCGGCGCTACGGGCTGCTTCCAGCGCCTCATCGAGGCGGCGCATCAGCAGGATGCGATTCGGCAGGCCCGTGAGCGAATCATGTTCGAGCAGGAAGCGGATCCGCTCCTCGGAACGGTGCCTTATCTCGATCTCGGAATTCAACCGCGCATTGCTGTCGCGCAATTCGCGAGTTCGTTCGCGCACGGAAGCGGAAAGTTCGCTTCGGGTCGTGCGCAACTCGTAGCGGCTCTTGCGCTGCTCCGCTTCGAGGCGATGGACAAGGGCGCGATGCTGGCGCGCGCGAATGCCGAGCATGACCAGAACCAGCGCCCCCATGGCAGCGAGAAGGACGACCTGTACCCACCGGTCTGGATGCAGATGGAAATAGCCACCTGCATAGACCATGCAGGTGGAAAGAAAGAGGGCAAGCTGCCGCCCCGGCGACCGGTGCAGGACGAGGAACCCGCCCGCCAGCATCGCCACGACCAGGAGCGGCAGCAGCGAATGCCCCTCATACCGCAGCCCATCGTGCAGCAATGCGCCGCCTGCGCCCCACAGGGCACCGCCTGCCAGCACCTGCCAGTCGAGCAGCCGGAAGCTCCGGTCGTATCGTTTCCGGCCGCGCAGGAACCGGGCCACGACCGATGTCCCCTGGCTGGCGGCCAGCAGCAGGAACCAGAGGGCTGCACCGGGAACCTCCAGGGCGGGCAAGAGCGATGCCGGCAGCAGGACCACTCCCGCCAGAACAAGAGAGGTTGAATATCCGGCCATCAACTTCAACTTGAACATCCACGGTCAAACGAGCGGCAGGGCATGTCCGCGACACATCATCACGTGTCGAAGGGGTCTTTGCGAGGAGAGTAGAACAGAAGTTATGATCGTCAAACGGGAAATTCTGTCAATCGAAACATTATATACACCTGCAATTACCATCCCACTGGTTGATCAACCCGCAGGATTGCCCGCCCCTCCCCTTGCGTGGTTCCAGCGATCCACCACATATCGAATGTGGCTGTCGCGATGCCTCGAAGGGGGTCACGACGAGCCGATCCGCTCGCATGAGGGACAAAGGAGAAAATACTCATGGATTTCGAGAAATATACAGAACGCGCCCGCGGTTTCGTCCAGTCCGCGCAGGCGATTGCCGTGCGCGAGGGACACCAGCGCTTCCTGCCCGAACACCTGCTCAAGGCCCTGCTCGACGATTCCAAGGGTCTGGCCGCAAGCCTCATCCAGGCGGCTGGCGGTGATCCGGCCCAGGCTCTGGCCGCGGTCGATGCCTTTCTCGCGAAGCAACCGAAGGTCGAAGGATCGGGAGCCGGACAGCTCTACCTCGCACCTGAAACGATGAAGCTGTTCGATCAGGCGCAAAAGCTCGCCGAGAAATCGGGCGACAGCTTCGTGACCGCGGAAAGGCTGCTGCTGGCGCTGGCGATCATGGCCGGAAACACGGCAACCATCCTGAAGAATGCCGGTGTCACCGCACAATCGCTGAATGCCGCCATCGAGGAGGTCCGCAAGGGCCGCGCCGCCCATTCGGCCAGTGCGGAAGACAATTACGGGGCGCTGGAGAAATATACCCGCGACCTCACGGCTGCGGCCCGCGACGGCAAGCTCGACCCGGTCATCGGCCGCGATGACGAGATCCGCCGCGTGATCCAGGTGCTTTCGCGCCGCACGAAGAACAATCCGGTGCTCATCGGCGAGCCGGGTGTCGGCAAGACGGCCATTGCCGAGGGGCTGGCCCTGCGCATCGTCAATGGTGACGTTCCCGAGAGCCTGCGCGACCGCCGGCTGCTGTCGCTCGACCTCGGCGCCCTCGTGGCCGGTGCCAAATATCGCGGCGAGTTCGAGGAGCGGCTGAAATCGCTGCTGCAGGAGATGAGCCATTCCGGCGGCGACATCGTGCTGTTCATTGACGAGCTCCACACGCTCGTCGGTGCCGGAAAGTCGGAAGGCTCGATGGATGCCTCCAACATGCTCAAGCCGGCCCTCGCCCGCGGCGAGCTGCACTGCGTCGGCGCGACGACGCTGGATGAGTATCGCAAGCACATCGAAAAGGATGCAGCCCTCGCCCGGCGCTTCCAGCCGGTCATGGTCGCCCAGCCCAACGTTGCCGACACCATCTCGATCCTTCGCGGCCTGAAGGAAAAATACGAGATGCATCATGGCGTGCGCATCACCGATGCGGCCATTGTCAGCGCGGCCACGCTGTCGGACCGTTACATCACCGACCGCTTCCTGCCGGACAAGGCCATCGACCTCATCGACGAGGCCGCGGCGCGCAAGCGCATGGCCATCGACAGCAAGCCCGAGGAACTCGACGAACTCGATCGCCGCGTGGTTCAACTCAAGATCGAGCGCGAGGCGCTCAAGAAGGAGAACGACCAGGGTTCACGCGACCGGCTCGGCAAGCTCGAAAGGGAATTGGCCGATCTGGAGGACGAATCGGCGGAACTGACCGCTCGCTGGCAGTCGGAAAAGGAGACGCTGGCGTCCGCGACCAAAGTCAAGGAACAGCTTGAACGGGCGCGCCTCGACCTTGCCGATGCGCAGCGGCGCGGCGACTATACGAAGGCCGGCGAACTCACCTATGCCATCATTCCCGAACTGGAGAAGAAGCTCCAGTCGGCCGATGAGCAGCAGGCCGAGATCATGGTCCATGAACGCGTCACCGACAACGACGTGGCCCAGATCGTCTCCCGCTGGACCGGCGTGCCGGTGGACAAGATGATGGAAGGCGAGCGCGAGAAGCTGCTGAAGATGGAAGAGGCCCTGTCGCGCCGCGTGGTCGGACAACCCGATGCGGTGGAGGCGGTCAGCCATGCCGTCCGCCGTGCCCGCGCCGGCCTGCAGGACCCCAACCGGCCGATGGGCAGCTTTCTCTTCCTCGGCCCCACGGGTGTCGGCAAGACCGAACTGTGCAAGACGCTGGCGGCCTTCCTGTTCGACGACGACCAGGCGATGGTCCGTATCGACATGTCGGAGTTCATGGAGAAGCATGCGGTCTCGCGGCTCATCGGCGCGCCTCCGGGCTATGTCGGCTATGACGAGGGTGGCGTGCTCACCGAGGCGGTGCGCCGGCGGCCCTATCAGGTGATCCTGTTCGACGAGGTCGAAAAGGCGCATCAGGACGTGTTCAACGTGCTGCTGCAGGTCCTCGACGACGGCCGCCTTACCGACGGTCAGGGCCGCACGGTGGATTTCCGCAACACGATGATCGTACTGACATCGAACCTCGGCGCCGAATACCTGGCCGCCCTGCCCGATGGAGCCGCTGCGAGCAAGGCCCGGGAACAGGTCATGGATGTCGTCCGCAGTCATTTCCGTCCGGAATTCCTCAACCGGCTGGACGAGATCATCCTGTTCAACCGGCTGGGCCGTGCGCAGATGGGGGCCATCGTCGACATCCAGCTGGGCCACCTGCGCAAGCTGCTCGCCGACCGCCGCATCGAGCTCACCCTGGGCGATACCGCCCGCACCTGGCTCGCGAACGCCGGCTATGACCCGGTCTATGGCGCAAGGCCGCTCAAGAGGGTCATCCAGAAGGAGCTTCAGGACAGGCTGGCGACCATGATCCTCGAAGGACGCCTGAAGGACGGCGACACCGCCATGGCCAACGTCCTTGACGGCCAGATCGTCATCGAACCCCTGGCCGCTGCCGAAGCCGCGTAGACCGCTGAAGTTCCCCGGCAGCTGCCAGCTTTCCGGGGAATGACACGGAACGGACAGCACCCCCCCCCGCCGCTCCGGGACGATCGGAAGATCCCGGAGCGGTTTTTCTTCGCGTCGGGCGGACGTGAGAATACCGGGCTGACAAATCCGGGGCCTTGGGGCAGGCTGTTTTCGTGCCGTCAGCGATCCTGCCGGCAGAAACGGGGAGGCCACAATGCATTCAGGACTGTTCATGATGCCGCTGCATCCGGCATCCAAGGATTATCATCAGGTCCTCGAAGAGGATCTCGAAGCCATCGTTCACGCCGACAGGGTGGGACTGGACGAGGTCTGGCTCGGCGAGCACTTCAGCTGCCAGACGGAACCCGTCACCTCGCCCCTCATGTTCATGGCACAGGCCATTCCGCAAACCGGGCGGATCAAGCTCTGTTCCGGCGTTCTCAACCTG
Proteins encoded in this region:
- the clpB gene encoding ATP-dependent chaperone ClpB gives rise to the protein MDFEKYTERARGFVQSAQAIAVREGHQRFLPEHLLKALLDDSKGLAASLIQAAGGDPAQALAAVDAFLAKQPKVEGSGAGQLYLAPETMKLFDQAQKLAEKSGDSFVTAERLLLALAIMAGNTATILKNAGVTAQSLNAAIEEVRKGRAAHSASAEDNYGALEKYTRDLTAAARDGKLDPVIGRDDEIRRVIQVLSRRTKNNPVLIGEPGVGKTAIAEGLALRIVNGDVPESLRDRRLLSLDLGALVAGAKYRGEFEERLKSLLQEMSHSGGDIVLFIDELHTLVGAGKSEGSMDASNMLKPALARGELHCVGATTLDEYRKHIEKDAALARRFQPVMVAQPNVADTISILRGLKEKYEMHHGVRITDAAIVSAATLSDRYITDRFLPDKAIDLIDEAAARKRMAIDSKPEELDELDRRVVQLKIEREALKKENDQGSRDRLGKLERELADLEDESAELTARWQSEKETLASATKVKEQLERARLDLADAQRRGDYTKAGELTYAIIPELEKKLQSADEQQAEIMVHERVTDNDVAQIVSRWTGVPVDKMMEGEREKLLKMEEALSRRVVGQPDAVEAVSHAVRRARAGLQDPNRPMGSFLFLGPTGVGKTELCKTLAAFLFDDDQAMVRIDMSEFMEKHAVSRLIGAPPGYVGYDEGGVLTEAVRRRPYQVILFDEVEKAHQDVFNVLLQVLDDGRLTDGQGRTVDFRNTMIVLTSNLGAEYLAALPDGAAASKAREQVMDVVRSHFRPEFLNRLDEIILFNRLGRAQMGAIVDIQLGHLRKLLADRRIELTLGDTARTWLANAGYDPVYGARPLKRVIQKELQDRLATMILEGRLKDGDTAMANVLDGQIVIEPLAAAEAA
- a CDS encoding EAL domain-containing protein is translated as MKLMAGYSTSLVLAGVVLLPASLLPALEVPGAALWFLLLAASQGTSVVARFLRGRKRYDRSFRLLDWQVLAGGALWGAGGALLHDGLRYEGHSLLPLLVVAMLAGGFLVLHRSPGRQLALFLSTCMVYAGGYFHLHPDRWVQVVLLAAMGALVLVMLGIRARQHRALVHRLEAEQRKSRYELRTTRSELSASVRERTRELRDSNARLNSEIEIRHRSEERIRFLLEHDSLTGLPNRILLMRRLDEALEAARSAGHPVAVMMIDLDGFKQVNDTLGHHAGDALLKHTASSLLAVTASEDTVARMGGDEFAIVSTGIRRPHDAAQLAERILHGFHMPFEVDGNRSHVLASLGVALFPENGTDPGALLLHADQALYEAKSFGRGRYSLYSEELDAHHRNRTQLERDLRQAVERRQLQLLFQPRYTLKTQALVAAEVSLRWKHPLLGNLQSPEFLPLAETTGLIGPMGRWILSETCSHARRWQHHGAGTQLAINLSQAQLRQYDIARQILQALDAAKLPPERLGIEISETALARGDPGLAGQLQRIKSLGVHLTLDHFGTGAASFDSIRSMPFDKLKIDRRFIRHMPENSATWAVVKAAITFARGMGWTSIADGVEDERQLDGLLALGCDEAQGPLLGQPASGEALEPVPGGNWSFAK